A region from the Salicibibacter cibarius genome encodes:
- a CDS encoding IS110 family transposase has product MRMFVGLDVSSFDMKVCVLDQEGDQLSVFTVSNDWPGAQVLKERLLELLADTEVDILKIGLESTSVYSFHPSMFLHDDDDLKPYGAQVFVINPKQIANFKKSFADMNKTDEIDAFVIADYMRFGRNQMSVVKESQYVALQQLTRSRYHLTKAMTKEKQHFLQHLEYKCNTFSKEVDSSVFGHAMMELFLEKYSLDELAQLPLEDLARFLQEKGRNRFPDPEAVAASIQKAVRSSYRLDKVVEDSIDVLLGTSIELIRSFQKQIKAIDQSITRIMKGLTQTLESIPGIGPVFAAGIIAELGQIDRFPDETKIAKYAGLYWRKHQSGRFTAEDTSLTRQGNHYLRYYLVEAANSVRRQIPEYQVFYQKKYQEVPKHQHKRALVLTARKLVRLVDALLRKNQLFTPERGVNL; this is encoded by the coding sequence ATGCGAATGTTTGTCGGGCTTGACGTTAGCTCGTTTGATATGAAAGTGTGTGTGCTTGATCAAGAAGGTGATCAGCTTTCGGTTTTTACGGTTTCCAATGACTGGCCGGGTGCCCAGGTGCTCAAAGAACGGTTGCTCGAGCTCTTGGCCGATACAGAGGTTGACATCCTAAAGATCGGTCTGGAGTCCACATCCGTCTACAGTTTTCATCCATCCATGTTCTTGCATGATGACGATGATTTAAAACCCTATGGCGCCCAAGTCTTTGTGATCAATCCGAAGCAGATCGCCAACTTTAAAAAGAGCTTCGCAGACATGAACAAGACCGATGAGATTGACGCCTTTGTGATCGCCGATTATATGCGTTTCGGGCGCAATCAGATGTCCGTTGTCAAAGAAAGCCAATACGTGGCTCTCCAGCAGTTGACACGTTCGCGTTATCACTTGACCAAAGCGATGACGAAAGAGAAACAACACTTCTTGCAGCACTTGGAGTATAAATGCAACACCTTTTCCAAAGAAGTGGATTCATCGGTGTTTGGCCATGCTATGATGGAACTCTTTCTTGAAAAATACAGCCTGGATGAACTTGCCCAGCTTCCGCTTGAGGACCTGGCTCGGTTTCTTCAAGAGAAAGGGAGAAATCGTTTTCCCGATCCGGAAGCTGTCGCCGCATCCATCCAGAAAGCCGTCCGTTCATCGTACCGATTGGACAAAGTGGTCGAAGATTCCATCGATGTACTTTTAGGAACGTCCATTGAGCTCATTCGTTCCTTCCAAAAGCAAATCAAGGCGATCGATCAGTCCATTACTCGAATCATGAAAGGACTGACGCAGACGCTGGAATCAATCCCGGGCATTGGTCCGGTCTTCGCCGCAGGCATCATTGCCGAACTCGGTCAGATTGACCGGTTTCCCGATGAAACAAAAATAGCTAAATATGCGGGACTGTACTGGCGAAAACACCAGTCCGGGCGGTTTACCGCCGAAGATACTTCACTGACACGTCAAGGGAACCATTATTTGCGTTATTACCTCGTTGAAGCCGCCAACTCGGTACGAAGGCAAATTCCGGAATACCAAGTCTTTTATCAGAAGAAGTATCAAGAAGTCCCGAAACATCAACACAAACGTGCACTCGTGCTCACGGCAAGAAAACTCGTGCGATTGGTGGATGCGCTGCTACGCAAAAACCAACTCTTTACGCCAGAAAGGGGCGTGAACCTCTGA